TGGCAGAGGATCTTTGTGTGATAAAGGCCGCAGATTTATCCCCGTATGGCCCATGAGCAGAATCAGCAACATACAGTAAATTTTCATTTGGTAGTATTTCGCGAATGCGGCGAGCAATAGATAAGCCGCCTAATCCCGAATCAAACACGCCAATCGAATTGCTATTATTCATAAAAGGGTTGTTATCATTGTGGCAATCAAGTTCATATTGTAGTTAATCATGCTGCTGGCTTTTATTCTGGTTCTGTATTCAAAATAGCGAGGATCAAAACAAAGAAACACAGAACTAGGTTGAATAAAGGGATCTGTAAATTAGGTGGCATAGTATAAATCAAACACACAGCCGGTATCCATATTAACCAGTTAGTTAATACAGTAGTGGGTAATTGCACTTTAACTAATTGACCAAGTAAAGGATGGGTCTTTGACCAGCTAAACTTTTGGTCTTTCCATAAATGTGCCAATGTCAGCAAGGGACAAGTAAACATCATGCTAAAGACAAACTGATCAAATACGGTTTTTTGAGCAATTGTCTGCCAATCAGAACCATCACCAAATAAGTGCGACTGCAAAAGATAAAACTCATTAACCAACCAGCCTAAGCCGCCCCAGATAACGGTATAAAACACAAGTTGTTGTATTGGCAAAAAATGAATACGGCCTTTTATCCACAAATACATGAATGGCACTACACCGCCAAAAAGTGCGGTTGATATCACAGCATAAGGTACGCCATTTTCAGCTTTTAAATCAGCAAAAAATTGAAATACACCTTGCGACGCCGGCCAATAAAAATAGCTAAAGCCAATAAATAAGGCGAAACATTGCAGACAAATAGCCGGTATAAAGTTCGCTTTTAATGCACGTTTAATATTGGTGGTTAATTGTTGGGATACTGAGTTTGTCATTTATGGCCTAGTAAAAGTTTAATCTTGGGTTAATGCAAAATCTGTTTGAGTTTGCATATAACTATTAATTTTAAAATGAGTCGGGTTCCAACCCAACATAAAACGATGAAAATCGGCCCAAGCAAAGGCATATAAATAACGCCACTCAGTTTCAAGTTTGGCAAAAGCTACGTCAATTTTATATTCTGAAATGGCCTGTTTGAGTTGCGAAAAGTATTCATCTAACAAACCCGGCGCGTATGTAAACAGATTTTGCTCAGGCAAACAACTACCTAAAAAATATACTAGATCTTTCACCCCTGCACCTTTGCCTACATATTGAAAATCAACGGCGGCGATGGCATTACTTTTAGCTGGCTCAGCAAAACATAAGTTAGCCAATTTAGCGTCACCGTGCACTAAAGTTTGATATATTGCCTGATTTAGGAGCAGATCAATTTTGCTTGCAGCTTCTTTTAAATCACAGTTTGTCATTACAACCAACTCATCTTTTCTAGTAGCTAAATGCCAGTATGTACCGATTGGCCATAAATCATCTGCATCTGTATTTAAAAATTTTGCATGAAAATAGGCCAACCATTTAATCGCAGCTTTAATATCTTGTAGTGAAGCTTGGGTTTTGCGACCGGCAAATCCAATTTGATCTAAATCCTCTAGAATCATCAACTTAACTTGCTTAGTCGACTCGTCATTAAAAGAGCTGGCGATAAGTTTAGGCACTGTACAAAAATCATCACAATGTATGGCATAGTGTTGATAAAAATTAGCTTCAACTTGATAAGATTTTAATTTTCTTTGATGACTAGCTTGACTGTGCCACCCACGAGGATGGTTTATTTCAGCAGGCGGTTGGATAGATTTAACTATCACACTAGTATTTAATTTGGGGCTAAAATAACGGCCAATTTCGCCATAACCACTCCATAAAGATTGTACTGCCTGCAGTTTTTTAACTTCTGGGTCGTTTAATAAATTTTGAATATAGTCTAACAAGGTAAACACCAAATTTGGAAGTAAAGCAGCGGATTCGAAACGGACCAGAGTTTACCTATTAGTTAGCCTATTTACCAAATTAAGATTGAACATATTGCCCGCAATCAGTAGCATGCTGGCCGTTTATCACTGACATAAAAAATAAGGCAAACGAGATGACAATATTTCAAGGCAACATTCGAAAAATGCATGTGAGCACCAATTCAGACAATCTTGCCCAATATGTGTTGCCTGTAGGTGATGAAAAAATTCAAATGAATGAGCTAATAGGCCAAAGCATTACTATGCAGCACACAGGTCAAATTCACTGTGTACATTGTGCCACTTTAACCAAGAAAAGTTTTAATCAAGGGTATTGTTATCGTTGTTTAACTAAACTTGCCCAATGTGATACTTGTATCATTAAACCAGAACTTTGCCACTACGATGCAGGCACCTGCCGCGAGCCTGAATGGGGCGAAGCGAACTGTTTGTCTGATCATTTTGTCTACTTAGCCAATACCGGCACTATCAAGGTAGGGATCACTCGCCATGTTACCGATGGCGTTTCTAGCCGCTGGATAGATCAAGGGGCAACACAGGCTATTGCTATCATGCGCGTACAAAACCGTCTCACCAGTGGTTTAGTAGAAACTGCATTTAAATCTTTTATCGCCGATAAAACCAATTGGCGCACTATGTTAAAAAGCGCTCCTGAACAAACTGATTTACAGGCTTTAAAAGAATCTTTACTAGAACAAGTAGAAGATGATTTAGATGAAATAATCGAAGAGTATGGCTTTCAAGCTATAGATATCACAGACTCACCCGCTATAGATATTCAATATCCAGTACAACAATATCCAGAAAAAGTAAAATCTATTAACCTAGACAAAGAAGGCCAATTTAGTGGCACACTACTTGGCATAAAAGGCCAATACCTGATGTTAGACGGTGACCGTGTAATCAATATGCGTAAATATGCAGGTTACGAATTAACCGTCACTGTTTAGTCGTCTTTATCTACGATTCACTAAAAATTATTTGAGTTGTCATGAAATTGACCAAATCCTAATGTTTATAATGTCAAGACATTCATAAATATTAGGGTTCATTTTGAGTCAGGTAAAAAAACAGCTTATTTGTATAAACTGGGGCAGCAAATATGGTGCTGAGTATATTAACCGCCTGTACGCTATGGTTGCCCGCAATATTACTCCACCATTTAGTTTCACCTGTTTTACTGACAACTGCAGAGGGATCCGCGGGGAAGTAAAACTCGAACCTTTACCTGAATTAGACTTTGAACTTCCAGTCACCGAAAAAGGCATTTGGCCTAAATGTCGTTTATGGAATGAAAAACTGGGACATTTATCTGGGCCCGTGCTGTTTCTTGATCTAGATTTAGTGATTACTGGAAATTTAGACGACTTTTTTAGCTTTGGTAACCCTGACGATGTAATACTCGCCAGAAACCCCAGTAACCCTTTAGAAAGACTTGGGCAAACGTCTATTTACCGTTTTCCCGTTGGTAAACTATTACCTTTATTAGAACAATTTTCCAAATCGCCAGCCGAAATAGCAAAAAGCTACAAATATGAACAAAGGTACGTCACCCGTAATGCCCCAAATGGTATTAAATTTTGGCCTAAACCTTGGGTGTTACATTTTCGTCATCACTGCCGTCCTACCTTCCCCTTTAATTATTTTATCCCAGCTAAGTGTCCAGCAAGTAGCAAAGTGGTGATTTTCCCAGGTGATTTAAATCCAGTTGATGCAATTCAAGGTCGTTATCATTCAGATGAACCTATACGTACTGCTGCCGAACATATTCAATTAATTTTCAAAGCAGAGCGTAAACGTTCAGTCACTGCACATCTTAGACATTATATTTTACCTACCACTTGGGTAGAAAAACTTTGGCGAGAATAAGATTAATAACCCGCCATAGTAAGATGCAGTAAGGCAAAAATATTCATCTAGCTGTCATATAGACTTCATACGTTTTTCACACCGAGTTGCTAGCTTAAGAACTAGAATTGACCATGAGAATAACTATGCAAACCGTTAATATTATTTGTATGAAGTGGGGGACTAAATACCACGCCAACTATGTCAACACCCTGTTTTCTATGGTGAAACGTCACTTAACACTGCCTTTCCGTTTTATTTGTTTAACCGACGACAGTCGTCATTTACGACCTGAAATTGAACATTTCCCTATTCCCAAATTAGACATTCCTAATGGTCCCGAAAGAGGTTGGGACAAACTCGTGACCTTTAGCGCGCCTTTATATGACTTACATGGCCAAGCATTATTTCTTGATCTAGATGTGGTGATAATAGACAACATAGATTGTTTCTTTGAACACGATGCCGAGTTTCCAATTATCAAAGATTGGGTCAAAAAAGATGTGACAGGTAACTCCTCTGTTTACCGCTTTACCATAGGCAAACACCCAGAAATTTTAGAAAACTTTCGCTCTAATCATCAGACTATTCGTCAACAAGTACGTAACGAACAAGAGTATTTATCACAGTTTGTTGCCAATACTGGACATCTTAGTTACTGGCCAGAAACATGGTGCAAAAGCTTTAAATATAACTGTATTCACAAGGGCTTAAATGCATGGTTTAAAGTGCCTAAAAAACCACAAGACTGCAAAATAGTAGTGTTTCACGGTAACCCCAACCCACCCGACGCCATTTTTGGTAAAAGTGGCAAGTGGTATCGCAAAGTTTTACCCACCCCTTGGGTAGCAGATCATTGGCAATAAGCCGAGGCAGAAATAATGAGAAAATATGTCTACAATTGCCTGATCCGCCTATTACTGCCTTTATTATTTATCCGCTTATGGTACAAAGGAATAAGCGATCCTGGCTATCGATGTCGCTGGGCTGAACGATTAGGCTATATTAACGCACCAAGTAATAGTCGTAACGGTATATGTTTTCATTGCGTATCTGTGGGAGAAGCTATTGCGGCAGCACCATTGATCAAACAAATTCAACAGCAATATCCACATTTTTCTGTGACTATCACTACCACCACTCCCACAGGTTCAGAACAAGTTAAAAACATCTTTGGTGACAGTGTATTTCATACTTACCTGCCCTTTGATGCCCCCAGAGCAGTGAAACGATTTTTACGACAAATTCAGCCCCGATTACTCATATTAATTGAAACTGAGTTATGGCCAAATTTATTACATTTCGCCCATGAATATAGTGTCAAAATACTGCTAGCCAATGCTAGATTATCAGCCAAATCAGCGGCAGGTTACCAAAGGTTAAAACCTCTGACCGGTAAAATGATGGATAATATCACTCATATCGCCGCCCATAATCAGCAAGATGGTAATCGATTTATTGATTTAGGTTTACTGCAAGAAAAACTCTCGGTCACCGGTAGCATTAAATTTGATTTATCCATAAGTGAAGATTTATTGAAACAAAGTCGAGAATTAAAATCCTTGTGGGCAACAATAAACCACGACCAACAAAGACCTATTTGGGTGGCAGGTAGTACACACCCAGGTGAAGAAGAGTTAATTTTGCAGGTATACAAGCAATTATTAGCCACACAGCCCAATTTATTACTGATATTAGTACCACGACATCAAGCAAGATTTGAACATGTCGCCCAGTTAATCAAAAAACATCAATTTAGTTTTGTTCGTCGTACTGATAAATCTGCAGTGAATGCTGAAACCCAAATAGTCCTAGGCGATACCATGGGAGAATTATTGTTATTTTGGTCAATTGCCGACATGGCATTTGTTGGGGGCTCGTTAGTCAATCATGGCGGGCACAACCCTTTAGAGCCTTGTATTTTTAATATACCCGTTGTCAGTGGGCCAAATGTGCGTAACTTTTAAACAGATTTATCAATCACTAGTCGAAAAACAAGGCGTATTAATAGTCGATAACTCAGAGCAACTAACAACAACTATATTAAAACTATTAAATGAACAGAATTTTTGCCAACAGCTTGGTAATAATGCCCTGACATTTTTGAATGAAAATCGTGGCGCTATGGCCCGCCTAAACCAACAAATAAGCCAATTACTAGTGGCTTAATGGGTGATTAACTTTACAGCTGATAACAAGTAATCCCTATATTAGGGGTTTAAAAGTACGCTCAGTTCTTGGTAAATAATAATTATCACGATCTAAAGACACTAATACTTTTTTCGCTTTTCCCTGAATTTCTTTGGCCGGTACAAAACCTATATAACGTGAATCCGAGCTATTATTGCGATTATCGCCTAACACTAAATAATGCCCTGCTGGTACAGTGACTTCAGTGAAATTATCTATCGCATTGGCCACAGGAACAAACTGCACAAGATGCTGAATATTGTC
The sequence above is a segment of the Paraglaciecola sp. L3A3 genome. Coding sequences within it:
- a CDS encoding oxidoreductase family protein — translated: MFTLLDYIQNLLNDPEVKKLQAVQSLWSGYGEIGRYFSPKLNTSVIVKSIQPPAEINHPRGWHSQASHQRKLKSYQVEANFYQHYAIHCDDFCTVPKLIASSFNDESTKQVKLMILEDLDQIGFAGRKTQASLQDIKAAIKWLAYFHAKFLNTDADDLWPIGTYWHLATRKDELVVMTNCDLKEAASKIDLLLNQAIYQTLVHGDAKLANLCFAEPAKSNAIAAVDFQYVGKGAGVKDLVYFLGSCLPEQNLFTYAPGLLDEYFSQLKQAISEYKIDVAFAKLETEWRYLYAFAWADFHRFMLGWNPTHFKINSYMQTQTDFALTQD
- a CDS encoding DUF2797 domain-containing protein, which produces MTIFQGNIRKMHVSTNSDNLAQYVLPVGDEKIQMNELIGQSITMQHTGQIHCVHCATLTKKSFNQGYCYRCLTKLAQCDTCIIKPELCHYDAGTCREPEWGEANCLSDHFVYLANTGTIKVGITRHVTDGVSSRWIDQGATQAIAIMRVQNRLTSGLVETAFKSFIADKTNWRTMLKSAPEQTDLQALKESLLEQVEDDLDEIIEEYGFQAIDITDSPAIDIQYPVQQYPEKVKSINLDKEGQFSGTLLGIKGQYLMLDGDRVINMRKYAGYELTVTV
- a CDS encoding glycosyl transferase; translated protein: MSQVKKQLICINWGSKYGAEYINRLYAMVARNITPPFSFTCFTDNCRGIRGEVKLEPLPELDFELPVTEKGIWPKCRLWNEKLGHLSGPVLFLDLDLVITGNLDDFFSFGNPDDVILARNPSNPLERLGQTSIYRFPVGKLLPLLEQFSKSPAEIAKSYKYEQRYVTRNAPNGIKFWPKPWVLHFRHHCRPTFPFNYFIPAKCPASSKVVIFPGDLNPVDAIQGRYHSDEPIRTAAEHIQLIFKAERKRSVTAHLRHYILPTTWVEKLWRE
- a CDS encoding glycosyltransferase, with protein sequence MQTVNIICMKWGTKYHANYVNTLFSMVKRHLTLPFRFICLTDDSRHLRPEIEHFPIPKLDIPNGPERGWDKLVTFSAPLYDLHGQALFLDLDVVIIDNIDCFFEHDAEFPIIKDWVKKDVTGNSSVYRFTIGKHPEILENFRSNHQTIRQQVRNEQEYLSQFVANTGHLSYWPETWCKSFKYNCIHKGLNAWFKVPKKPQDCKIVVFHGNPNPPDAIFGKSGKWYRKVLPTPWVADHWQ
- the waaA gene encoding lipid IV(A) 3-deoxy-D-manno-octulosonic acid transferase; the protein is MRKYVYNCLIRLLLPLLFIRLWYKGISDPGYRCRWAERLGYINAPSNSRNGICFHCVSVGEAIAAAPLIKQIQQQYPHFSVTITTTTPTGSEQVKNIFGDSVFHTYLPFDAPRAVKRFLRQIQPRLLILIETELWPNLLHFAHEYSVKILLANARLSAKSAAGYQRLKPLTGKMMDNITHIAAHNQQDGNRFIDLGLLQEKLSVTGSIKFDLSISEDLLKQSRELKSLWATINHDQQRPIWVAGSTHPGEEELILQVYKQLLATQPNLLLILVPRHQARFEHVAQLIKKHQFSFVRRTDKSAVNAETQIVLGDTMGELLLFWSIADMAFVGGSLVNHGGHNPLEPCIFNIPVVSGPNVRNF